In one Candidatus Limnocylindrales bacterium genomic region, the following are encoded:
- a CDS encoding VOC family protein translates to MTIELDHVIISARTRDASATRLADLLGVACGPAKEGPFFAVYVNDGLTLDFIETDEPFPIEHFCFRVSEAEFDAILGRIEAAGIDYRSVVHGPVDRKINTSYGGRMLYWNDPEGHQWEILTVSYARQPGEEP, encoded by the coding sequence ATGACGATTGAGCTCGACCACGTCATCATATCGGCGCGCACTCGCGACGCATCGGCAACGCGGCTCGCCGATCTTCTCGGGGTTGCCTGCGGTCCGGCGAAAGAGGGTCCGTTCTTCGCGGTCTACGTCAACGATGGACTCACACTCGACTTCATCGAGACCGACGAACCGTTTCCGATCGAGCATTTCTGTTTTCGCGTAAGCGAAGCCGAGTTCGATGCGATCCTCGGGAGGATCGAAGCGGCCGGAATCGACTATCGAAGCGTCGTGCACGGGCCCGTCGACAGAAAGATCAACACGAGCTACGGCGGCAGGATGCTGTACTGGAATGATCCCGAAGGTCACCAGTGGGAAATCCTGACGGTAAGCTACGCACGACAACCGGGGGAGGAACCATGA
- a CDS encoding DUF4336 domain-containing protein has translation MKQIDAGLWIADQPLRVAGVELGARMTVVRLASGRLLLHSPIRPTSELVREARALGGVGALVAPNRFHHLFAADWREAFPDAGLFVAPGLDTKRPDLAVTAILSDQPDPMWSGVLEQVVLRGLPLTNEVVFFHPASRTLIATDLAFHIGPESPALTRIAFRLSGAYGRLAPTFLERIIIRDRAQFRASFERILAWPFERVIVAHGTVLESGGSEALAKGYEWL, from the coding sequence ATGAAACAGATCGATGCCGGCCTGTGGATAGCCGATCAGCCGCTTCGCGTTGCCGGAGTGGAGCTCGGCGCGCGCATGACCGTCGTGCGCCTCGCGAGCGGCCGGCTGCTGCTTCATTCGCCGATCCGGCCGACGAGCGAGCTCGTCCGTGAAGCCCGCGCACTCGGCGGCGTCGGCGCGCTCGTCGCGCCCAACCGCTTCCACCATCTGTTCGCAGCCGACTGGCGCGAAGCCTTTCCCGACGCCGGCCTGTTCGTCGCGCCCGGCCTCGACACGAAGCGGCCCGACCTTGCCGTCACCGCAATTCTTTCGGACCAGCCCGATCCGATGTGGAGCGGCGTCCTCGAGCAGGTCGTCCTTCGCGGTCTGCCTTTGACCAACGAGGTGGTGTTCTTCCACCCGGCAAGCCGCACGCTGATCGCCACCGATCTCGCATTCCACATCGGACCGGAAAGCCCGGCGCTGACGAGAATCGCATTTCGACTGTCGGGTGCATACGGAAGACTTGCTCCGACATTTCTCGAGCGCATCATCATCCGCGACCGCGCGCAGTTCCGGGCTTCGTTCGAACGCATCCTCGCGTGGCCGTTCGAACGCGTCATCGTCGCCCACGGCACGGTGCTCGAGTCGGGAGGGAGCGAGGCGCTTGCAAAAGGGTACGAGTGGCTATGA
- a CDS encoding DUF4019 domain-containing protein yields the protein MRLFQAFGAALLGICLASPAVLADDASQSKAQAAASTWLGKIDAGDYAASWKDASAYFRGAVPEKSWVGSLEGVRTPLGRKSWRKLKSADAMKSLPGAPDGNYVVMQFDASFEKKASAVETVTFVEEKDGAWKAAGYLIK from the coding sequence ATGAGACTGTTTCAGGCATTCGGCGCCGCGCTGCTCGGCATCTGTCTCGCATCGCCGGCCGTGCTTGCCGACGATGCGTCGCAATCGAAGGCGCAGGCTGCGGCCTCGACGTGGCTTGGCAAGATCGACGCAGGCGATTACGCCGCCAGCTGGAAGGACGCGTCGGCGTACTTCCGGGGCGCAGTCCCGGAGAAATCGTGGGTCGGCTCGCTCGAAGGCGTTCGCACGCCGCTGGGCAGGAAGTCGTGGCGCAAGCTGAAGAGCGCGGATGCGATGAAGTCGCTGCCCGGCGCGCCCGACGGCAACTACGTCGTGATGCAGTTCGACGCGAGCTTCGAGAAGAAAGCGTCCGCGGTCGAGACCGTGACCTTCGTGGAAGAAAAAGACGGCGCGTGGAAGGCCGCCGGCTATCTGATCAAGTAG